A portion of the Sabethes cyaneus chromosome 3, idSabCyanKW18_F2, whole genome shotgun sequence genome contains these proteins:
- the LOC128739139 gene encoding collagenase-like yields MKLFLAVMACLALTQAAQLPFQRPVTVRDAQDLAARSHVRIVNGFPASPGQFPYQVMLRGFTATGALACGGSLISNEWVLTAAHCITGVQRFEIVMGTIVSASPEVLGHSTNFIIHPSYNPSNLNNDIGLIRLDTPVGFSQNIQPINLPSADRTGETFLDNIATVSGFGRTSDTGPVSPTKNWVNIRVISNAACAAVYGSSVVVASTICGTGADAANQSTCQGDSGGPLAIQEGGASLQIGVVSFVSSAGCTSGHPSGYVRTTHFRSWINSQTGI; encoded by the exons ATGAAGTTGTTCCTTGCTGTGATGGCCTGCCTGGCCCTGACCCAG GCGGCTCAGCTACCGTTCCAGCGCCCTGTTACCGTCCGTGACGCTCAGGATCTTGCCGCCCGGAGCCATGTCCGCATTGTCAACGGTTTCCCGGCCTCCCCAGGTCAGTTCCCGTACCAGGTAATGCTGAGAGGTTTCACTGCCACCGGTGCTCTAGCTTGCGGTGGTTCTTTGATCTCGAACGAGTGGGTCCTGACGGCTGCTCACTGTATTACTGGCGTTCAACGGTTCGAAATTGTCATGGGAACCATTGTGTCAGCTTCACCCGAAGTGCTGGGACACTCCACCAACTTTATCATCCATCCATCGTACAACCCCAGTAACCTCAACAACGATATCGGTCTGATCCGTCTCGATACACCGGTAGGCTTCTCAC AGAACATCCAACCGATAAACCTACCAAGTGCCGACCGTACCGGAGAAACGTTCTTGGATAACATTGCCACTGTATCCGGATTCGGACGCACCAGTGACACCGGCCCTGTTTCGCCGACTAAAAACTGGGTAAACATCCGTGTCATCTCGAACGCAGCCTGTGCTGCCGTTTACGGATCATCGGTTGTCGTTGCGTCCACCATCTGCGGAACCGGAGCTGATGCCGCTAACCAGAGTACCTGCCAGGGCGACTCTGGCGGCCCACTTGCCATTCAGGAGGGTGGCGCCAGCCTCCAAATCGGTGTAGTTTCGTTCGTTTCATCGGCCGGATGCACCTCCGGACACCCGTCGGGTTACGTACGAACCACTCACTTCCGCTCTTGGATCAATTCGCAGACCGGAATCTAA